The Watersipora subatra chromosome 1, tzWatSuba1.1, whole genome shotgun sequence genome has a window encoding:
- the LOC137386914 gene encoding prisilkin-39-like produces the protein MNAECWQGYGYLTNLHAIPGYGYLTNPHAIPGYGYLTDHHAIPGYGYLNDPHAIPGYGYLTDPHAIPGYGYLTDHHAIPGYGYLNDLHAISGYGYLTDPHAIPGYGYLTNPHAIPGYGYLTSPHAIPGHGYITNLEGLLGGIVSEATHYRSPKVCHISRRQIPVIDQKLPKI, from the coding sequence GCTATGGCTACCTCACCAACCTTCACGCTATCCCAGGCTATGGTTACCTCACCAACCCTCATGCTATCCCAGGCTATGGCTACCTCACCGACCATCATGCTATCCCAGGCTATGGCTACCTCAATGACCCTCATGCTATCCCAGGCTATGGCTACCTCACAGACCCTCATGCTATCCCAGGCTATGGCTACCTCACCGACCATCATGCTATCCCAGGCTATGGCTACCTCAACGACCTTCATGCTATCTCAGGCTATGGCTACCTCACAGACCCTCATGCTATCCCAGGCTATGGTTACCTCACCAACCCTCATGCTATCCCAGGCTATGGCTACCTCACCAGCCCTCATGCTATCCCTGGCCATGGCTACATCACCAACCTGGAGGGTCTATTAGGAGGCATAGTCTCTGAGGCTACTCACTACAGGTCACCCAAGGTCTGTCACATATCCAGGAGACAAATCCCTGTCATAGACCAAAAATTGCCAAAGATTTAG